Within the Methanobacterium sp. BRmetb2 genome, the region TGCTAAAAAGTTATCTTCATATTTTTCATGTAAAATCTTATACTTTTCACCACCACCTAAGAAATCGAGAATATCCATGGAAGTAACAATTCCCAGAATTTTACCAGTTCCAGGATCTGTTATAGGAAGTCTTCTAAATTTATTTTTCACCATTATTTCTGCTGCTTCCTTTATTGTGGTGGTTTGGGGTATCGTGACTACATCTTTTTTAGCTAAACTCATCACATCCCCTTCATGCTCTGAAGCATGGGATTCAAATTCGATAGGGCCTCTATCCATAGATTTCACTATATTTATGGTATCTTTTCTTCTCATTGGTACACCTCTTTAGATAGAATATCCATTTAAGCACGTTTTTAATACTAAAATATATTTTATTGAATCATGATTTAATATGAAAGAATTATCTACAATTTATTTTAATTTTAGAAGATATACAATAATTAAATCAAATAATAAATCCAATAGCTTGGTTTTTCGGAGAATCAATTTAGATACGACTCTAAAATGTCTTCTCTTGCAATAATTCCAATCAATTTAGATTCTCGCGCTCTATTTGCCATTTTTTTAATGTATATAGGATTTTCAACTACAGGTAATCTCCCTATATCACATTTGACCAATAAATCAGCTGCTTCATGAATCTTCATATGAGGAACGGCAACGATTGGTGGAGTTTTCATGACCTTTTCAACTTTAATGGATCTTTTTATTTCATCAGATTCTTTAATGATTCTGACATGGCCAGAATTAATGATGTCTTTTCTGGTGATAATTCCTATCATTTTTTTATTTTTAATTACTGGAAGTCCAGAAAAACCAGTATCATCCATTTTATTCCATACAAAAGAGATAGAATCATCATGATTACAGGTTATCACATCAGAAGTTGCAAATTCACCAACGGTTTTATTATCGAATTTTGCAGAATTCTCCAAAAAGCCTTGCAATAAATCTATTACACTTACTATACCTATCAGAGTCATATTATCTGAAGACATTACCACAGGTGCCTGTATTTCATTAGCTGTTACTAGTTTCTTAGAAATTTCTTTCAAATCCATGTCGGGGGTGGCAATAACTTTAGGATGTTCCATAATCCCCCGTGCTTCAATATTAGATTTATTGGAGGAAATGTTTAAAATATCTCCTCTAGTGATCATTCCCTCTAAATGATTTTTTGAAACTACTGGAAGACACCTGAAACCATTATTCCTAAGTACAGATCTTACTGTGGTTGCATAGGTATCTAGGGAGACTGTGACTGGATCAGATGTCATTACATCTCTTACCTCAGCCATGTTATTCCTCCTCCAGATCCTCTTTGCATTCCTCACACACATATTTTCCATCAACTTGTTCGAGGTATTCCATGAAATTACCACATATTTCACAAACACCGGGAACTGGCCTTTCTGATGAAGAATAGTCTGTAGTATTTTCTAATCTTGCGTTTATCACCAATATTTCAGTTAATTCCGGTGAAACAGACATAACATCCGTTGATGTTAAAATTCCAACTAATTTATCATTTTTAACAACAGGTAACCGTCTTATGCTGTTTTTAGCCATGAGTCTTGCTGCTTCATTCAATTCTGTACCTGGATCGATGTTTATGAGGTTTTTGGTCATTACTTCGCCGATTGTTATTTCACTGGCAAGAATATCTTTTGCAACTACTTTTCTTAGAATATCACTTTCAGTTATTAATCCTTCTGGTTTGGCGTTGCTTTTTACAATTAGGCTCCCTAAACCCATTTTGGTCATTATTTGGGCTGCTTCTTCAACGCTTATCTTGGGGTCGATTGTTACTACATTTGATGTCATTGCGTCGTGTACGGTTACTTTCGTTTCCATTTCCATTTAAAAACCTCCTATCTAACCTTCAGAATCTTATGAATTTGAGGAATGACTAAAACATCCATATATTCTGCTGCATTTTCAGATATCTTGAGTAACATATGTTCTTTATTCTGCCACTGATTCAAGGGACTTAGGGGCTGGATAACCAAAGGCACCTTTGAAGTATCCGAGACTCCTCTGTTGATCTTTGAGGCTATAAGTTCCACTGTGTCCGCTTTGGTTGAGGGCAATATGACTAATTTACAATAAATATTTGCACCCTCATCTATTAATATGTTTAGGGATTTTATTTCTCTATTAAAAAGGGTATCCCAATCATTCACTGAACAATGTTCAGGTAATTTTATATCAACAGAGGCATAATCAACTAATTTAGCTATTTTAGCTAATTCGTCAGGTAAAGAACCGTTAGTTTCCAATAAACAGTTAAAATTATATTTTTCTAAAAAATTTCTTAAAAAATCTGCATGTAAAAGTGGTTCTCCCCCGGTAAAAGAAATAGAATGAAAATCAGGAGTTAACAATTTATTCACAGCATTATAAAGCGTTTCAACAGAATATTCATCACCAGCAGTTGGATTCTTACTTTGTGGAGTATCACAATAATTGCAATCAAGGTTACATCCTGCGAATCGGACAAAAACTTGTCTTCTGCCAAGTAATAACCCTTCACCCTGAATACTGGAGAAAATCTCATTTATACGGGCTTTCATTAGAGTACCGCCAGAGTTCAATAATTAGTCCAATATTTAATATGCATTTTATATTATTTATTTTTAGTGTAATAGGCTCCCTGACCTATTCCCTCGTTAACACAGATTTGAACACTGAATATTTCTTCATTTTTATTGTTAAGTGATTCAAACACTTTTTCAGCGAAGTATTCTGCTAATTCCTCTGCGGATGTTGATTTAAGTGGTAAAAGACAGCAGTCTTCAGCAGGGAGCACATATCCTTTTTCAGCTATTTTAAATTTAATAGATTTTTCTTTGGATATATCCTCTGATATAAATTCAATATCAGAACTTTCTACTGGAATTAACACCTTGTGATCCAGTTTTGAACAGATATCCCTCACAATTCCCTTAACCTTTTTAAAATCAACTACAAAACCAAAATCACCTGATCTTTCTCCTTCTACCACTACATCTACATGATAGGAATGCCCATGAATACCTCCACAAAATTCATGTTTAGGGATCATGTGGGCAGCTGAAAATCTTAAATTTGCATGAATACCGTTAATAACTATTTTCATTATAAAACCTTCTTAATACTATATATAACTTGTTAAATAAGATAAATTCTAAAAATCACTTAATATCCTCAATGAGCTCTTTAATAGCCCAAATATTTAAATTATTAGATAAATTTTAATAAAATTTTTCAAAATATCAAAAAACTCTTGTCTTAGCTATATCTTTATCAATTGCCGATATTTCACTAATATACTTTGTGCATATTTTTGTGACAATTTTTTCAACATCTTCCCTTTTTAAGTTATCATCACATTCAATTATTCCAATGGTTTTTACATCGTCAGGTGTTCCCTCACTAACCATATTTATGCCAAAATGTATTTTAATACTGCTTTTAGAACAGGTCGCAATGGAAACAGTGAGTTTATTTCCATCAACATAAAGATCATCCCCTTCCCTTTGACAAAAAATGTTGTGTTCCGCTAAAACCTCTTTAACTATCATAACCATTATTCTTTGGCGATGATAAGCCATTCTCATATCTGGTGGTTGACAGTCAAAGTGTTCTATTATGAAGTGAATCATTTCATTTGCTTTTATCTCCAAACCAACATCTTCATAGTCTAAAACCTTGGAAGTTTCAATATTCATTGGACCTGTCCATGTTACTATGCTTGATTCCTTAATTTTGTGTATTTTAAAGGCCCATAACGGCTCAATTTGACTTCCGTCGTACAAAAGTGGCTGGTCTAAATTAATATGGATCATGTGATCACCTACAATAACAATATGATAAACTTCAACTATTTTTAATTGTAATTTAAACTATAAAAATTGATTTTGATAAAATATATATCAGATATTAGTTGATTTTATTTATCTACAAACAATTCTTTGTACCCAGTTTTTGGGTCAAAAACTCTTTTAAATTCTTTTTGTGATTCCAAAATACACACTTCTGCTGTGGTGTTAATTTCGCATCCCTGTTTTAGGTGGCCTCCGAAAACCATACCCTCACTATCTGCTATGGATAGGTGAACATGAATACCATTTATAGTAATTGTTCCCTCAGCAGAAACTATCTCAAAAGGACCTTTAAACAATTTATTCTTACCATCTGCCATTCTAAGAGTAGCTACATTCAAACTTCCAACTATTGAGATTATAACTCCTGATTTTAAATTCTCATTTTTTACTATATCTTCGATCCCTTTTTTCAGGTCTTGACCTGGCTTAAGTCTGGAAGCTATCATATTTAATAATGTTACTCACATTACATTTATTTATGATAGCCAGAACACGCGACTTCATATATACTAAAGATGATCTCTTCTTTGCCACCACATCATATCTTCATCCAAAAGATAGAATTTTATCTTTTTTAAGATACGTTCCTGATGAAAAAGGGGATAGAAGCAAAAATGATGGTAAATACAGTAAAGTTGATTCTAAACAGGCTTATGAATTCTTAAAAAAGGAATTTCCAGATTATCTTTTTGATTGTGAAAATACAAAAGTTTTAATGATGGGCGTACCTCATGAGGATGTTAAAGAGATAATTCGACCAGAAAACCGTCTTAAAGAGATAATTGCAAGTGGAACTGAAGTGGAACTTTTAAAAAAAGTGGTTAAAATCGCAGATACATTTCATGAGTATGGTGGTATCTCTTATAAAGACATGGGAATTTCAGGTTCAATATTACCGGGATTATATGATACCCAAAATTCTGACATTGACTTTGTGATATATGGATTGGACAATCATCGCAAAGCCCTAAATGTTTTTGAAGAATTAAAAGATAATAAAATTTTTAATAGTATAGGGGAGGATTATTGGGAAAAACTCTATGAAAAAAGAATTAAAGATTCCACTTTAAGTATGGATGAATTCAAGTGGTATGAAAAACGGAAAAATAATCGTGGAATCATTGAAGGAACCCTATTTGACATACTGGCAGCTCGTAAATGGGATGAAATTAAGGGTAAATATGGTGAAATACAATATGAACCTGCAGGGATTGCTGAAATCCGTTGCATAGTTACTGATTCTCTGGCTGCCTTTGATAATCCAGCTGTTTATAAAGTGGAAAATGTTGAAATCATAGAAGGTCCTGACGTAGATATAACGGAAATTGCATCATTTACCCATACTTATGCAGGTCAAGCACGTGAAGGGGAAGAAATAGTTGCCCGTGGAAAGTTGGAAAAGGTCATAATGGATGATGAGAGTTATCGTGTAGTGGTAGGTACTACACGTGAAGCACTTAATGAATATGTAAAGTTACGAAAACTATATAAATAATAACTATATAATAAAAAGTATTACGAGGAGATATTGATGAATAGTGATGCATCAATTGGTGTGGGACTAATAGGTTTTGGAACGATAGGATCTGGTGTTGTAGCTATATTCAACCATAATATTGGTTTAATAAAAAACAAATCTGGATTAAATGTAAAACTTAAAAAAGTAGTTGATTTGGATATTGAAACACCCCGTGGTGTAGAAATTGATCCAAACATATTATCTACTGATGTAAATGATATACTGGAAGATCCGGAAATAGACATTGTTATAGAGCTTATCGGTGGTTACCAGCCCGCCAAAAATTTTATCATAACTGCAATGAAAAACGGAAAACATGTTGTAACTGCTAACAAAGCTTTACTGGCGAAAAATTGGGATGAAATTATAAAAACTGCTCAAGAAAATAGTGTAAGAATTTGTTTTGAAGCTAGTGTTGGGGGCGGAATTCCAATATTACAGCCTTTAAATGAAAGTCTGGCAGCAAATAATATTGAATCAATATATGGCATAATAAATGGAACTGCAAACTACATATTAACTAAAATGACTGAAGAAAAGTTAGAATTTGAGGATGTCCTTAAAGAAGCTCAAGAAAAGGGTTATGCAGAGCAAGATCCTACATTTGATGTGGATGGATTTGATACTGCTCAAAAATTGATTATATTAACCATTTTAGGTTTTGGGGTTTATGTAAAACAGGAAGAGTTTCATGTTGAAGGTATAAGCAAGATTACCAGTGGCGACATTGAGTTTATTAGTAAAGAATTGGGTTGCATCATTAAACTTTTGGCTATTGCCAAAATTAAAAATGGAAAACTTGATGTGAGGGTTCATCCCACATTAATACCTAAAGAACACCTCCTAGCATCAGTAAACCATGCGTTTAATGGAATTTATGTTGTGGGTGATGCTGTGGGGCCGGTGATGATGTATGGTTCGGGCGCAGGTATGATGCCTACAGCAAGTGCTGTGATAGGGGATTGTCTAGAAATAATTAGTAATATGAAAAAAAATGTTGATTATGGCCCAAAAATAACCCCCGTAAAAGGTTTAAAGAATATTGAAAAAGTTATATCAAAATATTACATCAGATTAACCACTGTGGACAAACCCGGTGTTTTACATATCATATCTGGAATATTAAGTGATTTTGATATAAGTATTGAATCTGTAAATCAGAAACAGAAAAGTAGTAACCAGGAAGTGCCTATTTACATGGTGACTCATGAAGCACTAGAAAAGAATGTAGCAAGTGCCATAAAAAAAATAGAAGATTTAAACGTGGTAAAAGGAGATACTATATTTATTAGAGTTCTTGATGAATAAAAAAGGTGAGGTGTTAAAAATAATTCGTGTTTCTTCCATTTCAGAATACGTTTACTGCCCTATGAAATTATATTTAAGATATAATGTGGAAGAAACGCCTAAAAACCCTTTAATGATCAGTGGAAGACTTATCCATGAAATTAGAAACGAATTTCACGAACTGGTAAAAAGAGATTTGCGATCCATTAATGCAAACATGGAATTTAAAGAAATTTTTAATAAAATATTTAATAATTTACATTCAATTTTAGAGAGAAACCTTTTAAATCATCCTGACCTGGAATTTTTAGAAAAAACAGAAATTGAAGAAATGTTTAGAAAAATTATTAATCAGATTAAATCTGAATCATGTATAATTGCATTGAAAATTAAAAGTTTTATGGATGAAACTGGAAAAGATGCCTCCCAGATCAGTGCACTACTATTTCCATCTTCCATAATAGAATATAAAATAGAAGATCGGGAGCTTGGTTTAAGGGGTATTATTGATAAGATAGAAGTGAGTGATGGGATATATTACCCTGTAGAGATCAAATCTGGTAAACCACCTTTAAAGGGTGTTTGGGAATCTGATGAACTTCAAATAGCAGCATATGGAATTTTAATAGAAAAAGAATTTGATACAGAAGTTCTAGTCGGTTTCGTAGATTATTTAAAAATAAATGAACGAAGACCAGTTGTTTTAAACTCTAAATTGAGACAAAAACTTTTGAAAACAATAGAAGACCTGTATACAATGTTTGAAGGAAATATTCCTGAAATTGATTTAAATAAGAATAAATGCAGGTTATGCGAGTATTCAGATTATTGTGAATACTTCCATGATATTAATTTTTGAATATTTAATTAAGTGAGATTAAACAGCAAAATCAAGCTCTTTTTAATTTTAATACTAAATAATTAGTCTGAGATACTTTTGTATATCATTACTTTACCTTTTTCAAATTTCTAAAAAAATGTCATTAAATCTATTTAACCACAATTATAATTGAAATAGACAAATAGTAAAATTTTAATCATTAGACTTACATAGATTATTGCAGAATTTGTGGTGATAAAATGACTAAGGAAGATCTAATGAAAAAATGTGAAGGACTGGAAGATCCAAGTGTAATGGGATCATGCAAAGTACTTTTAGAAATGATGGATGAAAAAAAGGTGGATGTGGAAGAAAAAGACCAAACCTATTTAGAAATGGCTGAAAACCTGTCACCTAGCGACGTGCCAAAAGTTCTTGAATTGGCACTTAAAGTTAGAGAAAGTGGGGATATAAAAGATCCCGAAATAAAAAACGCTGCAAGTATATTGATCAGAGCAATAGAAATGAGTTAAATTCTATTAAAATCTTTTTCTCTTAATTTTTTTTATATCAAAGATTGCTGTATCGGCAATTGCCATTACTGCGATAACGCCTGCCTGTACAGGATCGGTAATAACTAAATCTGCCTTTTCCGTTACACTGCCCGGCATGCTGAGACTTATAACTATCATATCGTGTTCTTTTTTCACCTTATCTACTTCTTCAGAAATCTTACCCCCCATAAGAGAGCCTGCTAAAACCAGTGCCCCCACTCTTGGAATTCTACCTACAGCAGCTACTGCCTCCGCCAGTTCTTTTTCTCCAACCAATGGGATTGTATCTATACTTATTCGTTCGCCCCGGATATTATGTCTATCTGCCTCAGTAATGGCTCCCTGAGCCACCATTGCAACCTGGGCTCCGCCGCCGATAATTATTATCCTTTTACCATATATTTCATCCAGCGATGGATGTACCTCAACATCGTTAATCACTGGAAAACTTTTTAAATTCTTAACTAATGTTTCAATGTCATCAACATTTTCTAATTCCAGATGAATTGATGCAGACTCATCTTTTTCTATGAATAGATGCGTATAACTGATGTTGATACCACAATCTGCCATCATATCAGTTATGTCTCTTAAAACACCGGGTTTATTTATGGATTTTATGGTAATGGCAATTTTCATTTAAATCACAGATATAAAATTTGTAAATTGATAGATCTTTTGTCCTTTAATCAGTATTAATATTTAAGGATAAAAAATAAAATTTTGAATTAATAACCTGATTTTTTTCCGGTCATTGCATGGATTTTGACTTTTATTACAGCCACAGTAGCCAGTGCCGAATCTGAATAGCCGTATGAAGATTCATTTAAATATTTACTTATTATTATATCAAAAATTTTCTTTTTTTCTTGAATATCTTCTATAAAAGTAGCCCTGCCAAACCAATTACACTTAGATATTTCATGCCACAGCCACATGCTTTTTCTAAAGTCATTAATTCTGTTTCCATGTCAACTTCAAAACAAACATTATTATTCTTTCGTAAAATATCTATTTTTTTTTACCTTCGTGTGCAGAGTGAAGATAAAGATAATCTTCTCTAAATCCAAAATTCATCGGAATTACATAGGGTTTATTATTATCTGATAAAGCTAGCCTGCATATTTTTGCTTTATTCAATATGGACGTTATTTTCTGATTTTTCTTTTATTTCTTTATCAGTTCTTCACATCTTCATTAAACCACTGCACAATTAAAAAAATTAGAAAAAAGAATTTGCTATGAAAAAACTTTAATCTATTAGATGATCTATTGTATTCATCAGCTTTCCATCTTCAATTTTTCAAGTTTGGCTTTTGCTTTCTTGAATGTGCTTAAAAAGGATTCTTCTTCAGTAATTGGAATTACTTCCAAACCTAATTCCCTGTGTTCGTCCAGCCAATCTTCAGAATATATAGGAATTTCAATCTTTATTGGCTCATTGGTGGGATTTACCACAATTATGTTTCTGTAAGGAAAGGTTACTTCAACAATGTATCCGCCTACACTAATTATGTGCATAGGCCTTACCACGAATTTCATAAAATCACTCTTTTAAAGGTTATTAAACTTTTTAGTTTATTATATCTCTGTTGATTAATATTTAATTTAGATAAACGCTGCAATAATGCCTAATATTCCAAGTATTGACGTACCGGCTACCACTGGATAAAACTGTTTGAATGTGAATATAGGGGAGAATGCACTGAGAATTGCCATTAAAATTGGGAATAATACAGCTGTACCAATTGTAATTAGAAACAACGGATTTAATATGTTCGGAGGGATTCCTAAAAACAAGGTCACATAAAGACTGGCCAATACAAATATTAGGAATCCTCTAGTAATATACACGTAAGCTCTGGATTTTGCTGCATATTCCATTAGAGGCCCTTCTATAACATCCGCCTTTGTTTTTAAGATAGCAAATGGATATTCATTTAGTAGTATCATGGATCCTATAAAGTAAACAATCGTACCTATAATACCTGCAAGTGTAAATAGTACCGGGCCATTTATCTGTTGATAAGCTACAATTTCACTTAGATAAAGACTTTTAGCCATAGCCACAGGTATAAAGAGTGTTATGTATATTGGAAATGATCCAAATGCAATCAATCTAAAAGCTCTCAAACTACTCAATTCTTCAAGGAATGACCTGTTTGTATCCGGGTGTTTAGCTCCTTTTACTACGTCCGGAAATGGCATTCTCTTGGATAAGATTGATCTGGAAAGTACTCCCATGAACATATAAATTACTTCTTCTATCTTTAAAAGCCCAACTATGGCTATAATGGAGGTTAACGCACCTAAAAAGTACATTTGAGGCATTATGAATAGTAATATAAAGAATATTGAAAGTAAACTAATTATGGGGAGTGCATTATAAAGTCTAGGCATTGGAGAGTTAGGAGTTATGGCTTCCTTAAAGAAAAATTTGATTGGAGCCATGAAACCCGGGCTGGATAGGGGAGGGCCTACTCTCTGTTGTATTCTTGCATGCACAAATTTTCTTTCAATACCAGGTAGCCATAAACTAACGAAAAAAGCAACGATTAAGGTTCCAATAACTGCTAATGTTGAAGTTAAAATTGTTGTTGAAACTGACATCTCACCACGTCTCCTATAATTCTATAATTTTAATAGCACGGTCAGTGCATGTAAAGCAAGGATCACATTGAACTATAGCTAGTTGAGCATCGGTTATGTGATATCCAATGCAAGCATGTTGCATTGCCCCTATATTTGCTATGGACGGTGTACGAATTATAACATTTCTAGCTCTTCCATCCTCTATTTTATAAGAATGATAAAGGGTTCCACGGGGTGCTTCAACATAACTTTTTATAATTGGAGTATCCTGCATATCCCAACTTCTATTAGTTATTTTACCCTCAGGTAGATCTTTTATTGCTTGTCTTATTATTTTTATAGATTCAAAAACTTCGAATACTCGAA harbors:
- a CDS encoding inosine-5-monophosphate dehydrogenase → MAEVRDVMTSDPVTVSLDTYATTVRSVLRNNGFRCLPVVSKNHLEGMITRGDILNISSNKSNIEARGIMEHPKVIATPDMDLKEISKKLVTANEIQAPVVMSSDNMTLIGIVSVIDLLQGFLENSAKFDNKTVGEFATSDVITCNHDDSISFVWNKMDDTGFSGLPVIKNKKMIGIITRKDIINSGHVRIIKESDEIKRSIKVEKVMKTPPIVAVPHMKIHEAADLLVKCDIGRLPVVENPIYIKKMANRARESKLIGIIAREDILESYLN
- a CDS encoding inosine-5-monophosphate dehydrogenase gives rise to the protein MEMETKVTVHDAMTSNVVTIDPKISVEEAAQIMTKMGLGSLIVKSNAKPEGLITESDILRKVVAKDILASEITIGEVMTKNLINIDPGTELNEAARLMAKNSIRRLPVVKNDKLVGILTSTDVMSVSPELTEILVINARLENTTDYSSSERPVPGVCEICGNFMEYLEQVDGKYVCEECKEDLEEE
- a CDS encoding radical SAM protein: MKARINEIFSSIQGEGLLLGRRQVFVRFAGCNLDCNYCDTPQSKNPTAGDEYSVETLYNAVNKLLTPDFHSISFTGGEPLLHADFLRNFLEKYNFNCLLETNGSLPDELAKIAKLVDYASVDIKLPEHCSVNDWDTLFNREIKSLNILIDEGANIYCKLVILPSTKADTVELIASKINRGVSDTSKVPLVIQPLSPLNQWQNKEHMLLKISENAAEYMDVLVIPQIHKILKVR
- a CDS encoding 6-carboxytetrahydropterin synthase QueD; amino-acid sequence: MKIVINGIHANLRFSAAHMIPKHEFCGGIHGHSYHVDVVVEGERSGDFGFVVDFKKVKGIVRDICSKLDHKVLIPVESSDIEFISEDISKEKSIKFKIAEKGYVLPAEDCCLLPLKSTSAEELAEYFAEKVFESLNNKNEEIFSVQICVNEGIGQGAYYTKNK
- a CDS encoding DNA-binding protein — its product is MIASRLKPGQDLKKGIEDIVKNENLKSGVIISIVGSLNVATLRMADGKNKLFKGPFEIVSAEGTITINGIHVHLSIADSEGMVFGGHLKQGCEINTTAEVCILESQKEFKRVFDPKTGYKELFVDK
- a CDS encoding DNA polymerase subunit beta, which encodes MIARTRDFIYTKDDLFFATTSYLHPKDRILSFLRYVPDEKGDRSKNDGKYSKVDSKQAYEFLKKEFPDYLFDCENTKVLMMGVPHEDVKEIIRPENRLKEIIASGTEVELLKKVVKIADTFHEYGGISYKDMGISGSILPGLYDTQNSDIDFVIYGLDNHRKALNVFEELKDNKIFNSIGEDYWEKLYEKRIKDSTLSMDEFKWYEKRKNNRGIIEGTLFDILAARKWDEIKGKYGEIQYEPAGIAEIRCIVTDSLAAFDNPAVYKVENVEIIEGPDVDITEIASFTHTYAGQAREGEEIVARGKLEKVIMDDESYRVVVGTTREALNEYVKLRKLYK
- a CDS encoding homoserine dehydrogenase, with the protein product MNSDASIGVGLIGFGTIGSGVVAIFNHNIGLIKNKSGLNVKLKKVVDLDIETPRGVEIDPNILSTDVNDILEDPEIDIVIELIGGYQPAKNFIITAMKNGKHVVTANKALLAKNWDEIIKTAQENSVRICFEASVGGGIPILQPLNESLAANNIESIYGIINGTANYILTKMTEEKLEFEDVLKEAQEKGYAEQDPTFDVDGFDTAQKLIILTILGFGVYVKQEEFHVEGISKITSGDIEFISKELGCIIKLLAIAKIKNGKLDVRVHPTLIPKEHLLASVNHAFNGIYVVGDAVGPVMMYGSGAGMMPTASAVIGDCLEIISNMKKNVDYGPKITPVKGLKNIEKVISKYYIRLTTVDKPGVLHIISGILSDFDISIESVNQKQKSSNQEVPIYMVTHEALEKNVASAIKKIEDLNVVKGDTIFIRVLDE
- the cas4 gene encoding CRISPR-associated protein Cas4, with translation MNKKGEVLKIIRVSSISEYVYCPMKLYLRYNVEETPKNPLMISGRLIHEIRNEFHELVKRDLRSINANMEFKEIFNKIFNNLHSILERNLLNHPDLEFLEKTEIEEMFRKIINQIKSESCIIALKIKSFMDETGKDASQISALLFPSSIIEYKIEDRELGLRGIIDKIEVSDGIYYPVEIKSGKPPLKGVWESDELQIAAYGILIEKEFDTEVLVGFVDYLKINERRPVVLNSKLRQKLLKTIEDLYTMFEGNIPEIDLNKNKCRLCEYSDYCEYFHDINF
- a CDS encoding NADH-quinone oxidoreductase subunit M; translated protein: MSVSTTILTSTLAVIGTLIVAFFVSLWLPGIERKFVHARIQQRVGPPLSSPGFMAPIKFFFKEAITPNSPMPRLYNALPIISLLSIFFILLFIMPQMYFLGALTSIIAIVGLLKIEEVIYMFMGVLSRSILSKRMPFPDVVKGAKHPDTNRSFLEELSSLRAFRLIAFGSFPIYITLFIPVAMAKSLYLSEIVAYQQINGPVLFTLAGIIGTIVYFIGSMILLNEYPFAILKTKADVIEGPLMEYAAKSRAYVYITRGFLIFVLASLYVTLFLGIPPNILNPLFLITIGTAVLFPILMAILSAFSPIFTFKQFYPVVAGTSILGILGIIAAFI